One genomic window of Dehalococcoidia bacterium includes the following:
- the yajC gene encoding preprotein translocase subunit YajC, with amino-acid sequence MNAAEFGFLVILAIILAFYLIVLRPQQQEQKRQQRDIKDLQVGDEVLTTSGFIGTVKEVFIPESGPVQIVIDFGSGVVINAVATAIAQRVAAGQTLHSGTLARREEGS; translated from the coding sequence TTGAACGCAGCTGAGTTTGGCTTTCTCGTCATCCTGGCGATCATCCTCGCCTTCTACCTGATCGTGCTGCGGCCGCAACAGCAGGAGCAGAAGCGCCAGCAGAGGGACATCAAGGACCTGCAGGTGGGCGATGAGGTGCTGACGACCTCGGGCTTCATCGGCACGGTGAAGGAAGTGTTCATCCCCGAGAGCGGCCCCGTGCAGATCGTCATCGACTTTGGCAGCGGCGTCGTCATCAACGCGGTCGCCACGGCGATCGCGCAGCGAGTCGCGGCGGGCCAGACGCTACACTCCGGGACGCTCGCGAGACGGGAAGAGGGAAGCTAG
- a CDS encoding class I SAM-dependent methyltransferase, whose protein sequence is MASNEPNRWLNTRSRSGDAYDATYKRRAAAGENVHGEADFVERFAPQSVLDAGCGTGRVGRELARRGVDVVGVDIDPEMLATAERKAPDVAWHVADLSDVALDRTFDAIVMAGNVMIFLAPGSESEVVANMARQLRVGGVLIAGFQLQPGRLALAQYDAFAAGAGLEPAERWSTWDCAPWSAAADYAVSVHRKP, encoded by the coding sequence ATGGCATCGAATGAACCGAATCGGTGGCTGAACACGCGTAGCCGCTCCGGCGATGCGTACGATGCGACATACAAACGCCGTGCGGCCGCCGGCGAGAACGTCCACGGCGAAGCGGACTTCGTCGAGCGATTCGCGCCCCAATCCGTGCTCGACGCTGGCTGCGGCACAGGTCGCGTCGGCCGCGAACTCGCGCGTCGTGGGGTAGACGTCGTGGGCGTAGACATCGATCCGGAGATGCTCGCGACGGCAGAGCGTAAGGCGCCGGACGTAGCGTGGCACGTCGCCGATCTCAGCGACGTCGCGCTCGATCGCACGTTCGATGCGATCGTCATGGCCGGCAACGTCATGATCTTTCTCGCCCCCGGCAGCGAAAGTGAAGTCGTGGCGAACATGGCGCGGCAGCTCCGCGTCGGTGGCGTCCTGATCGCCGGTTTTCAGTTGCAGCCAGGCCGCCTCGCGCTCGCGCAGTACGACGCGTTCGCCGCCGGCGCCGGACTGGAGCCGGCCGAGCGCTGGTCAACGTGGGATTGTGCGCCATGGAGCGCCGCCGCCGACTACGCCGTCTCCGTCCACCGCAAGCCGTGA
- the secD gene encoding protein translocase subunit SecD — MRKWWDRIAVVLIVAVAAGAIYAIWPDEPERYFPDFLNLPSGRGVPGEIGGLQLPCHTDDDPENPADNCKGMTLGLDLRGGSRTTLQADPQGQDVDIDAALDAAKSIIENRINPFGVSESLVQRAGEDRLIVELPGVSAETARDITRPAVLMFCEPLQEGAQTGTGQPIATSPQAQQIFYKPGSCEPDIDAEGNVALANPDGTIAAAEDGSVSRVTPTYMATGVGVNQIIWTPARGDLNGASTIVTGNFLKSNADVQITIAGPLLLFETTDAGEEVFGSMTERITGLPMATFLDGEPILDSDGSVLAPTIRGQITSEGQISGLSLSEVKRLRTFLNNGAFPVPLRVIQQQDIDATLGDTAVKNSVEAGVVAMLLIMAFMILYYRFPGLLASLALVVYTAIVLAIFKIGIPGTGPVTLTLAGVAAFVLSVGMAVDANILIFERTKEELRNGRSLIPSVEAGFDRAWSSIRDSNVSTLITCLILYWMGDAFASSLIKGFALTLAIGVVVSMFSAIIVTRSFMRLSVATPLRRWLWIWTDDKPEPMGARPVPAAAGTEAADA, encoded by the coding sequence ATGCGCAAATGGTGGGACCGCATCGCGGTTGTGCTGATCGTCGCGGTCGCGGCCGGCGCGATCTACGCGATCTGGCCGGACGAACCGGAACGATACTTTCCCGACTTCCTCAACCTGCCCTCCGGCCGCGGCGTGCCCGGCGAGATCGGCGGGCTCCAACTGCCCTGCCACACAGACGACGACCCCGAAAATCCCGCCGACAACTGCAAGGGCATGACGCTCGGCCTCGACCTGCGCGGCGGCTCGCGCACCACGCTCCAGGCCGATCCGCAGGGTCAGGACGTCGACATCGACGCAGCCCTCGATGCCGCGAAGTCCATCATCGAGAACCGCATCAATCCGTTCGGCGTGTCCGAGTCGCTCGTACAGCGCGCCGGTGAAGACCGTTTGATCGTTGAGTTGCCCGGCGTCAGCGCCGAGACGGCGCGTGACATCACGCGGCCCGCGGTGCTGATGTTCTGCGAGCCGCTCCAGGAGGGCGCGCAGACGGGCACCGGTCAGCCGATCGCAACCTCGCCGCAGGCGCAGCAGATCTTTTACAAGCCCGGCAGCTGCGAGCCGGATATTGATGCGGAGGGTAACGTCGCCCTGGCGAACCCCGATGGCACCATCGCCGCCGCCGAAGACGGCTCGGTCAGCCGCGTCACACCGACGTACATGGCAACCGGCGTCGGGGTGAACCAGATCATCTGGACTCCGGCGCGGGGCGACCTGAACGGCGCCTCGACGATCGTCACAGGCAACTTCCTCAAGTCGAATGCCGATGTCCAGATCACCATCGCAGGCCCACTCCTGCTGTTCGAGACGACGGACGCCGGCGAGGAAGTCTTCGGCTCGATGACGGAGCGCATCACGGGCTTGCCGATGGCCACCTTCCTCGACGGCGAGCCGATCCTTGACAGCGACGGCAGCGTGCTCGCGCCGACGATTCGTGGTCAGATCACGAGCGAAGGACAAATTAGCGGCCTGTCGCTGAGCGAAGTAAAACGCCTGCGCACGTTCCTGAACAACGGCGCCTTCCCGGTGCCGCTGCGCGTCATTCAGCAACAGGACATCGACGCGACACTCGGCGATACCGCGGTGAAGAACTCCGTCGAGGCCGGCGTCGTCGCGATGCTGCTGATCATGGCGTTCATGATTCTCTACTATCGCTTCCCCGGATTGCTCGCGAGCCTCGCGCTCGTCGTCTACACGGCCATCGTGCTCGCGATTTTCAAGATCGGCATTCCGGGCACCGGCCCGGTAACACTGACGCTCGCCGGCGTCGCGGCATTCGTCCTCTCCGTCGGCATGGCGGTCGATGCGAACATCCTCATCTTCGAGCGCACGAAGGAGGAACTGCGCAACGGCCGCAGCCTCATCCCGTCTGTCGAAGCGGGCTTCGATCGGGCGTGGTCGTCGATCCGCGACAGCAACGTATCGACGCTGATCACGTGCCTGATCCTGTACTGGATGGGTGACGCCTTCGCCTCTAGCCTGATCAAGGGGTTTGCGTTGACGCTGGCCATCGGTGTGGTTGTCAGCATGTTCTCTGCCATCATCGTGA
- a CDS encoding HD domain-containing protein, translating to MSVVEAHARESGAQVWTVGGTVRDVLRGRDTRDLDLAVDQNALRWARRLADLLNGSFVALDDENAVARIVLEGRHIDVAQLRGTIEDDLRRRDFTIDALAVLLGARNVIDVTGGLDDLKNRRLRMTSEQSLDDDPLRMLRAVRIAHELRFAIESRTGDAIRARTPAINAISPERIRDELARMLALPNAYDAFRALDDMRLLDEAIPELAAGRRVTQPEEFHVYDVFEHNIRALEAMDLMLREVPHEGGRPWLRDELWAAFEWCAPRLRAYLGEELTEGHTRAALLRFAVLLHDVGKPATRSVDAGGRIRFFGHARAGAALAARIMHRLRFSTRETQFVRLLVAEHLRPVQLAQKGAAPTRKALYRFYRDLPHAIPAVLLLSLADGAASAGPRLTPEGWAAQVRYMNSLLVRSQEEEGIVSPPRLLTGRDIMRELGESEGPHIGRLLEALTEAQAAGEVTDTRGALAFVRELARKERRRGVERS from the coding sequence TTGAGCGTCGTCGAGGCACACGCGCGGGAGTCGGGAGCGCAAGTCTGGACCGTCGGCGGCACCGTGCGCGATGTGCTGCGCGGCCGCGACACGCGCGATCTCGACCTCGCCGTCGACCAGAACGCACTGCGATGGGCGCGCCGGCTTGCCGATCTGCTCAATGGATCATTCGTCGCGCTCGACGATGAAAATGCGGTCGCGCGCATCGTGCTCGAGGGGCGTCACATCGACGTGGCGCAACTGCGCGGCACGATCGAGGACGACCTGCGCCGCCGCGACTTCACGATCGACGCGTTGGCGGTACTGCTCGGCGCCCGCAATGTGATCGACGTCACCGGCGGCCTCGATGATCTGAAGAATCGGCGCCTGCGCATGACTTCCGAGCAATCCCTGGACGATGATCCGTTGCGCATGCTGCGCGCCGTCCGTATTGCACACGAACTCAGGTTCGCCATCGAATCGCGCACCGGGGACGCCATCCGTGCGCGCACGCCGGCGATCAACGCCATCTCGCCGGAACGTATCCGCGACGAACTGGCGCGCATGCTCGCGCTTCCCAACGCGTATGACGCCTTTCGCGCGCTCGACGACATGCGCCTGCTTGATGAGGCGATCCCCGAGTTGGCCGCCGGGCGCCGCGTTACTCAGCCCGAGGAGTTTCACGTCTATGACGTGTTCGAACACAACATCCGCGCGCTTGAGGCGATGGACCTCATGCTGCGCGAAGTTCCGCACGAGGGCGGCCGCCCGTGGCTGCGCGACGAGCTGTGGGCCGCGTTCGAGTGGTGCGCGCCGCGTCTGCGGGCGTACCTCGGCGAGGAGCTGACGGAAGGGCACACGCGAGCGGCGCTGCTGCGATTCGCCGTCCTGCTGCACGACGTCGGCAAGCCGGCCACGCGTAGCGTCGATGCTGGCGGCCGCATTCGCTTCTTCGGCCACGCCCGCGCAGGTGCGGCGCTCGCGGCGCGTATCATGCACCGTCTCCGCTTCTCGACGCGCGAAACGCAGTTCGTGCGCCTCCTCGTCGCCGAGCATTTGCGGCCGGTCCAACTCGCGCAGAAAGGCGCAGCGCCGACCAGAAAGGCGCTCTACCGCTTTTATCGCGATCTTCCTCACGCGATCCCTGCCGTGCTGCTGCTTTCGCTCGCGGACGGCGCCGCCTCGGCCGGACCGCGCTTGACACCCGAAGGTTGGGCCGCCCAGGTGCGCTACATGAACAGTTTGCTCGTGCGTTCTCAGGAGGAGGAAGGTATAGTATCCCCGCCTCGGCTCCTGACGGGTCGCGACATAATGCGCGAACTGGGCGAGTCCGAGGGCCCGCACATCGGCAGGCTGCTCGAAGCGCTGACGGAGGCGCAGGCGGCCGGTGAAGTCACAGATACGAGAGGCGCGCTGGCGTTCGTCCGCGAGCTTGCGCGCAAGGAGCGACGTCGGGGCGTTGAACGCAGCTGA